A section of the Streptomyces sp. CG1 genome encodes:
- a CDS encoding aminotransferase class I/II-fold pyridoxal phosphate-dependent enzyme, which translates to MRRTDPEGHGPVRYGPPLPDDGLPVLPDLTAVLSAAASRGGAQPVGGAPALLEAACGYWTRRGLPTVPDHVAAGPGAPALLLAVTAALAGDGADVLVPRPCAAWWAPYARLLGRPVFHVPTPAESGGVPDPYALLETVRRVRAEGGEPRLLVLSVADDPTATVAPPELLHETVEAATAEGLHLVSDETWRDTLHHPHDTVLLSPAEMRPDQVTVVTDLAGSLLPPGWPAAVARFPATDPGRHLHARVLDILTALGARIAAPVAAAAGYALDEPPPLTERREAAVRLHARVAAAAHAAVVAAGGLVRPPQAGRHLYADLGPLREPLAAQGVGDAQELEDLLTARLGMPAPGGHRFGDDLGALRVRLATGPLLGATDEERAECLTSPAPLELPHVQGALTSLTSVLDDLRDDAQRWEPPR; encoded by the coding sequence ATGCGGCGGACGGACCCCGAGGGCCACGGCCCGGTCCGCTACGGCCCACCCCTGCCCGACGACGGCCTCCCCGTACTCCCCGACCTCACCGCCGTGCTCTCCGCCGCGGCGAGCCGCGGCGGCGCCCAGCCCGTCGGCGGCGCCCCCGCCCTCCTCGAAGCGGCCTGCGGCTACTGGACCCGGCGCGGACTGCCCACCGTCCCCGACCACGTGGCCGCCGGCCCCGGCGCCCCCGCGCTGCTGCTCGCCGTCACCGCCGCGCTCGCCGGCGACGGCGCCGACGTCCTCGTCCCCCGCCCCTGTGCCGCCTGGTGGGCGCCGTACGCCCGGCTGCTCGGCCGGCCCGTCTTCCACGTGCCCACTCCCGCCGAGAGCGGCGGCGTGCCCGACCCCTACGCCCTGCTGGAGACCGTCCGCCGGGTCCGCGCCGAGGGCGGCGAACCCCGGCTGCTCGTGCTCTCCGTCGCCGACGACCCCACCGCCACCGTCGCCCCGCCCGAACTGCTGCACGAGACCGTCGAGGCCGCCACGGCCGAAGGCCTCCACCTGGTCAGCGACGAGACCTGGCGCGACACCCTGCACCACCCGCACGACACCGTCCTGCTCAGCCCCGCCGAGATGCGCCCCGACCAGGTCACCGTCGTCACCGACCTCGCCGGATCCCTGCTGCCCCCCGGCTGGCCCGCCGCCGTCGCCCGCTTCCCGGCCACCGATCCCGGACGACACCTCCACGCGCGCGTGCTCGACATCCTCACCGCGCTCGGTGCCCGCATCGCCGCACCCGTCGCCGCGGCCGCCGGCTACGCCCTCGACGAACCCCCGCCCCTCACCGAGCGCCGCGAGGCCGCCGTACGGCTGCACGCGCGCGTGGCCGCCGCCGCACACGCCGCCGTCGTCGCCGCCGGCGGGCTCGTCCGCCCCCCGCAGGCCGGCCGCCACCTGTACGCCGACCTCGGCCCGCTGCGCGAACCCCTCGCCGCCCAAGGCGTCGGCGACGCACAGGAGTTGGAGGACCTGCTCACCGCCCGGCTCGGCATGCCCGCACCGGGCGGCCATCGCTTCGGCGACGACCTCGGGGCACTGCGCGTACGACTCGCCACGGGCCCCCTGCTCGGCGCAACGGACGAGGAACGCGCGGAATGCCTCACCTCACCCGCACCGTTGGAACTGCCACACGTGCAAGGCGCGTTGACCTCCTTGACGTCGGTCCTCGACGATCTCCGCGACGACGCTCAGCGATGGGAGCCTCCTCGATGA
- a CDS encoding MBL fold metallo-hydrolase, whose amino-acid sequence MTQQTHEPEAHEPETYEPATYEPETYEPETYESETYEPGSATTTTTATTTSTATTTATATSATAAPTRITLAPAPSAPPFPPLAEPRPLGEHRVWPRTFHDRLTAPLPGLKALARFAREGAVRPGPEGLAGIPRLPCAPAPLPRVDPRTLAVTWAGHASWVVRIGGLTVLTDPVWSRRILGTPARITPVGVPWDTLPRIDAVVISHNHYDHLDAPTLRRLPRDTPVFAPAGLGRWFRRRRFTHVTELDWWEGAELHPRGGAAGAPAEGGGGRRAGVRFDFVPAHHWSKRTLTDTCHSLWGGWVLTDADGQRLYFAGDTGYGHWFSRIGRRYPGIDLALMPIGAYDPRWWLSDVHCDPEEAVQATLDVGARRMAPMHWGTFILSAEPVLEPLTRVRAAWEKAGLEGEDLLDLPVGASRVLERIP is encoded by the coding sequence ATGACGCAGCAGACGCATGAGCCCGAGGCACACGAGCCAGAGACATATGAGCCTGCGACGTACGAGCCCGAGACCTACGAGCCCGAGACCTACGAGTCCGAGACCTACGAGCCCGGATCGGCAACGACCACCACGACCGCCACGACGACTTCGACGGCCACGACGACTGCGACGGCCACGTCGGCCACGGCCGCACCGACCCGCATCACCCTCGCCCCCGCCCCCTCGGCACCCCCTTTCCCGCCGCTGGCCGAGCCCCGTCCGCTCGGCGAACACCGCGTGTGGCCACGGACGTTCCACGACCGGCTCACCGCCCCGCTGCCCGGCCTCAAGGCCCTCGCCCGCTTCGCCCGCGAAGGCGCCGTACGCCCCGGTCCCGAAGGCCTCGCCGGCATCCCGCGGCTGCCCTGCGCACCCGCCCCGCTGCCCCGCGTCGACCCCCGGACCCTCGCCGTCACCTGGGCCGGACACGCCAGTTGGGTCGTCCGGATCGGCGGCCTGACCGTCCTGACCGACCCCGTCTGGTCCCGCCGCATCCTCGGCACCCCGGCCCGCATCACCCCCGTAGGCGTCCCCTGGGACACCCTGCCGCGCATCGACGCCGTCGTCATCAGCCACAACCACTACGACCACCTCGACGCCCCCACCCTGCGCCGACTCCCGCGGGACACCCCGGTGTTCGCACCGGCCGGCCTCGGCCGCTGGTTCCGCCGCCGCCGCTTCACCCATGTCACCGAGCTGGACTGGTGGGAGGGCGCCGAACTGCATCCAAGGGGCGGCGCCGCAGGCGCCCCGGCCGAGGGCGGTGGCGGGCGACGGGCGGGCGTCCGCTTCGACTTCGTCCCCGCCCACCACTGGTCCAAGCGCACCCTCACCGACACCTGTCACAGCCTCTGGGGCGGCTGGGTCCTCACCGACGCCGACGGCCAGCGCCTCTACTTCGCCGGCGACACCGGCTACGGCCACTGGTTCTCCCGCATCGGCCGCCGCTACCCCGGCATCGACCTCGCCCTCATGCCCATCGGCGCCTACGACCCCCGCTGGTGGCTCAGTGACGTCCACTGCGACCCCGAGGAAGCGGTCCAGGCCACCCTCGACGTAGGCGCCCGCCGTATGGCCCCCATGCACTGGGGCACCTTCATCCTCTCGGCAGAACCGGTCCTGGAGCCGCTCACGAGAGTGCGGGCGGCTTGGGAGAAGGCAGGACTGGAGGGGGAAGACCTGCTGGATCTTCCGGTCGGGGCCTCGAGAGTGCTGGAGCGGATTCCCTGA